A region of Homo sapiens chromosome X, GRCh38.p14 Primary Assembly DNA encodes the following proteins:
- the SERTM2 gene encoding serine-rich and transmembrane domain-containing 2 produces the protein MMEAHFKYHGNLTGRAHFPTLATEVDTSSDKYSNLYMYVGLFLSLLAILLILLFTMLLRLKHVISPINSDSTESVPQFTDVEMQSRIPTP, from the coding sequence ATGATGGAGGCGCATTTTAAATACCATGGAAATCTCACTGGGCGTGCCCATTTTCCCACTCTGGCAACAGAGGTTGATACCTCTTCAGACAAGTATTCCAACCTGTACATGTATGTGGGCTTATTCCTGAGCCTCCTGGCCATTCTCCTCATCCTGCTCTTCACAATGCTCCTTCGGCTCAAACATGTCATCTCGCCCATCAACTCTGACAGCACAGAAAGTGTTCCTCAGTTCACAGATGTAGAGATGCAGAGTCGAATCCCCACTCCCTAA